One Brassica napus cultivar Da-Ae chromosome A5, Da-Ae, whole genome shotgun sequence DNA window includes the following coding sequences:
- the LOC111215580 gene encoding protein trichome birefringence-like 37, producing the protein MGCKRISLFLLPLLTLTILSVADKALASDKKRQVSHRNITALAAAGGGKATLKGRKQTSGCNLFQGKWVFDASSPLYDSSTCPFINGEFDCLKFGRPDKKFLNYSWQPDSCTIPRFDGEAFLNQWRGKRVMFVGDSLSENMWESLGCMIHASVPGITTTFLRRTPLSSLTFQEYGVTLYIYRTPYLVDISKEKVGRVLNLGTIERGAEVWKDVDILVFNSWHWWVHKGVESQGWDFIRNGSSLIRDMNRLDAFNLGLTTWAQWVDQNVNNSQTRVFFQGISPTHYVGKEWNEPKKTCNGQMQPLTGSTYPGGPLPASSIVSRVLRSMKTPVYLLDITTLSQLRKDAHPSTYGENGRTDCSHWCLPGLPDTWNQLLYAALSM; encoded by the exons ATGGGTTGCAAACGCATCTCTCTTTTCCTTCTTCCACTTCTCACACTCACAATCTTGTCCGTGGCCGACAAGGCCTTGGCTTCCGACAAGAAACGGCAAGTGAGCCACCGCAACATAACGGCCTTGGCTGCCGCCGGAGGAGGAAAAGCGACGTTGAAAGGAAGAAAGCAAACGTCTGGTTGTAACTTGTTTCAAGGGAAATGGGTTTTCGATGCTTCTTCCCCATTGTACGATTCGTCCACGTGCCCTTTCATCAACGGCGAGTTTGACTGTCTCAAGTTCGGCCGGCCAGACAAAAAGTTCCTCAACTACTCTTGGCAACCTGATTCATGCACCATCCCAAG GTTCGATGGAGAAGCGTTTCTGAATCAATGGAGAGGGAAACGAGTGATGTTCGTTGGTGACTCACTGAGTGAAAACATGTGGGAATCGTTGGGATGTATGATCCATGCGTCGGTACCAGGCATCACGACCACGTTTCTCAGACGTACCCCACTCTCCTCTCTCACTTTCCAG GAATATGGAGTTACGTTATACATATACCGAACACCATACCTAGTGGATATCTCGAAAGAAAAGGTAGGACGTGTGCTTAACCTTGGAACCATCGAAAGGGGTGCTGAAGTTTGGAAAGACGTGGACATTCTTGTGTTCAATTCTTGGCACTGGTGGGTTCACAAAGGAGTAGAATCTCAAGG GTGGGATTTTATAAGAAATGGGTCTTCACTGATAAGAGACATGAACCGTCTTGATGCTTTCAACTTAGGACTCACCACTTGGGCGCAATGGGTTGATCAAAACGTTAATAATTCGCAAACCCGAGTTTTCTTCCAAGGCATTTCTCCTACTCACTACGT AGGAAAGGAATGGAATGAGCCGAAGAAGACTTGCAACGGGCAGATGCAACCGTTGACCGGGTCAACATACCCGGGTGGTCCACTTCCTGCATCAAGCATTGTGTCACGAGTGTTGCGCTCCATGAAGACACCCGTCTACCTACTCGACATCACAACTCTGTCTCAGCTAAGAAAAGATGCGCATCCATCTACTTATGGAGAAAATGGAAGAACCGATTGCAGCCACTGGTGCCTTCCTGGCTTGCCGGATACTTGGAACCAGCTTCTCTATGCAGCTCTTTCGATGTGA